Proteins from a single region of Candidatus Binatia bacterium:
- a CDS encoding OpcA/G6PD domain-containing protein — protein MSIDLAPVLDELNERSRERGSDVQGALMTLVVFFEDAAIGELARDRIHTLASKHPARVIVLDGTLGPDVARMEAGDWIELGAKDCSADTLRSAIAALRLPEAPLVLLWIAPGIGDDPRFATLSAAVQTVVYNSSLVDSGHEALCELVEYVEHHPRLPLADIAYLRLAPWQESIAIFFDGKDVQELFDLCRVEIACGSEPEGFYLLGWLASRLQWKPCSEHSLLTRRGNEIEFEIRREGEPRRISCVALSSAHSKFVAEVDKKAETIQLSVTGSSKHPRRYRAISNPGIAALLERAILWGQNDRVFADSLSAAGEILACGRR, from the coding sequence GTGAGCATCGATCTCGCCCCGGTGCTAGACGAGCTCAACGAACGCTCGCGCGAGCGCGGCAGCGACGTGCAGGGCGCCCTCATGACGCTCGTCGTCTTCTTCGAGGACGCGGCGATCGGCGAGCTGGCTCGCGACCGGATTCACACGCTTGCGTCCAAGCATCCGGCGCGCGTGATCGTCCTCGACGGAACGCTGGGTCCGGACGTCGCGCGCATGGAGGCCGGCGATTGGATCGAGCTCGGCGCGAAGGACTGCTCGGCCGACACGCTGCGCTCGGCAATCGCGGCGCTGCGGCTGCCCGAGGCTCCGCTGGTGTTGCTGTGGATCGCGCCCGGCATCGGCGACGACCCGCGCTTCGCCACGCTGTCCGCTGCGGTGCAGACGGTCGTGTATAACAGCTCCCTCGTGGACAGCGGGCACGAAGCGCTATGCGAGCTGGTCGAGTACGTCGAACATCACCCGCGACTGCCGCTCGCGGACATCGCGTACCTGCGCCTGGCGCCGTGGCAAGAGAGCATCGCCATCTTCTTCGACGGCAAGGACGTCCAGGAGCTCTTCGACCTGTGTCGCGTCGAGATCGCCTGCGGCTCGGAGCCCGAGGGATTCTACCTGCTGGGCTGGCTCGCCAGCCGCCTGCAGTGGAAGCCGTGCTCGGAACACTCGCTCCTCACGCGTCGCGGCAACGAGATCGAATTCGAGATCCGGCGCGAAGGCGAGCCGCGCAGGATCTCGTGCGTCGCGCTCAGCTCCGCACACTCGAAGTTCGTCGCCGAGGTCGATAAGAAAGCGGAGACGATCCAGCTTAGCGTGACGGGCTCCAGCAAACATCCGAGGCGCTATCGCGCGATCAGCAACCCCGGCATCGCCGCGTTGCTGGAACGGGCGATCCTGTGGGGTCAGAACGATCGAGTTTTTGCGGATTCACTCAGCGCGGCAGGCGAAATCCTCGCGTGCGGAAGGAGATAA
- the pgl gene encoding 6-phosphogluconolactonase, which produces MSARGEMHVYRDPAALARALADYVVATAGLAMAERGVFRIALSGGHTPQTTYEVLGREPLRAEISWSDTFIYFGDERCVPPNDEQSNYRMVQRALLQHVPIPPANVHRIRGEIDPGLAANEYGSILRADLGNAPHFDLMLLGLGKDGHTASLFPGMAPDMDNAALVRAVYAEADAMWRVTITPKVINMSRSVAFAVQGSDKAEILAQVCEGSYDPTQYPAQIVQPESGRLAWFVDELAAGMLRKKTH; this is translated from the coding sequence GTGTCGGCTCGAGGCGAGATGCACGTCTACCGGGATCCGGCGGCGCTCGCGCGCGCGCTGGCGGACTACGTCGTGGCGACGGCCGGGCTCGCGATGGCGGAGCGCGGCGTTTTCCGAATCGCCCTATCCGGCGGCCATACGCCGCAAACGACGTACGAGGTGCTCGGGCGGGAGCCGCTGCGGGCAGAGATCTCCTGGAGCGACACGTTCATCTATTTCGGCGACGAGCGGTGCGTCCCGCCGAACGACGAGCAATCCAACTACCGGATGGTCCAGCGCGCGCTGCTCCAGCACGTTCCCATTCCGCCGGCGAACGTCCATCGCATTCGCGGCGAGATAGATCCTGGATTGGCGGCCAACGAATACGGCTCCATCTTGCGCGCCGATCTCGGGAACGCGCCGCACTTCGACCTGATGCTGCTGGGCCTCGGCAAGGACGGACACACGGCATCACTCTTTCCCGGCATGGCGCCGGACATGGACAACGCGGCGTTGGTTCGTGCAGTTTATGCCGAGGCGGACGCGATGTGGCGCGTGACGATCACGCCCAAGGTCATCAACATGTCGCGCAGCGTCGCGTTCGCCGTGCAGGGCTCGGACAAGGCTGAAATTCTCGCGCAGGTGTGCGAAGGTTCGTACGATCCGACGCAATATCCCGCGCAAATCGTGCAGCCGGAATCGGGACGGCTGGCATGGTTCGTCGACGAGCTCGCCGCCGGCATGCTGCGAAAGAAGACTCACTGA
- the hpnK gene encoding hopanoid biosynthesis-associated protein HpnK, which yields MVRRRARRRHAAKEDSLKRLVLNADDFGAAPEVNEAVERAHRDGVLRSASLMVGAPAAADAIERARRMPGLAVGLHIVLVNGRPVLPPECVPDLVDERGEFLVDLVRAGFRFFLRPGIRAQLAAEVRAQFERFARAELALDHVDAQSHMHVHPTVFGLIMRIGREYGMQAIRIPREPLGTTRSIGPWLWLMRTRARRAGIACNDYAFGVTEAGTLTEQRVLELIEALPDGVTEIFFHPATGAFSGADRGTERYAWEGELGALTSPLVRDAIARNGIVSTTYGEIASDRV from the coding sequence ATGGTTCGTCGACGAGCTCGCCGCCGGCATGCTGCGAAAGAAGACTCACTGAAGCGGCTCGTCCTCAACGCCGACGATTTTGGGGCCGCCCCGGAGGTCAACGAGGCGGTGGAGCGCGCGCATCGCGACGGAGTGCTGCGCTCGGCGAGCCTGATGGTCGGCGCGCCCGCCGCGGCCGACGCCATCGAGCGCGCGCGGCGGATGCCCGGCCTCGCGGTAGGTCTGCACATCGTGCTCGTCAACGGACGCCCCGTGCTGCCTCCCGAATGCGTTCCCGATCTCGTGGACGAGCGCGGCGAGTTTCTCGTGGACCTGGTGCGTGCGGGATTCCGCTTCTTCTTGCGCCCCGGCATACGCGCTCAGCTGGCCGCGGAAGTTCGCGCGCAGTTCGAGCGGTTCGCCCGGGCGGAACTCGCCCTGGATCACGTCGACGCCCAATCCCACATGCACGTCCACCCGACGGTCTTCGGCCTGATCATGCGCATCGGCCGCGAGTATGGGATGCAAGCGATTCGCATCCCGCGTGAACCGTTAGGGACGACGCGCAGCATCGGGCCGTGGCTCTGGCTAATGCGGACCCGCGCACGCCGCGCGGGGATCGCGTGCAACGACTACGCGTTCGGCGTCACGGAGGCCGGCACGCTCACCGAGCAGCGAGTCTTGGAGCTGATCGAGGCGCTCCCCGACGGTGTCACCGAGATCTTCTTCCATCCCGCCACGGGTGCGTTCAGCGGCGCCGACCGCGGCACCGAGCGCTACGCGTGGGAGGGCGAGCTCGGCGCGCTGACCAGCCCGCTCGTGCGCGACGCAATCGCGCGTAACGGCATCGTCAGTACGACGTACGGCGAAATCGCGAGCGACCGAGTTTGA
- the hpnI gene encoding bacteriohopanetetrol glucosamine biosynthesis glycosyltransferase HpnI, whose translation MILFIVGIAGAAYLGAAAACLIAFALRPLETATEFLPTVTILKPIAGLEPELYENLASFCTQDYEEWHQVVLCLHSREDPALAVAERIASDFPSRTAIAIGEAAGMLNPKIANLAKPGVELRGEIVVIADSDVRVGRDYLRALAASFASERVGAATCLYSGMPGPGSIARLGALYIEDGFAPSVLVALGIGRLRFCLGASMAVRRSLLEAIGGLAALGQHLADDHRLGELVAESDREVVLSRYVVSTAVTETTLRDLWLHELRWARTNLALAPAGYLFSFVTYALPFALIYLAVSRNLAWGIPLLAVVAGLRVAVHCLARWALRVRRPGDLALIVPRDFLSLAEWVASLLGRAVRWRAKEYPRVT comes from the coding sequence TTGATCCTCTTCATCGTCGGCATCGCCGGTGCGGCGTATCTCGGCGCGGCTGCAGCTTGCCTCATCGCCTTCGCGTTACGGCCCCTGGAGACGGCTACGGAGTTTCTTCCGACGGTCACCATCCTGAAGCCGATTGCGGGACTCGAACCGGAGCTGTACGAGAACCTGGCGTCGTTCTGCACGCAGGACTACGAAGAGTGGCATCAGGTCGTGCTGTGCTTGCACTCGCGCGAGGATCCGGCGCTGGCCGTCGCCGAGCGGATCGCTTCAGATTTTCCGTCGCGCACGGCGATCGCGATCGGGGAGGCGGCGGGAATGCTTAATCCCAAGATCGCGAACCTGGCGAAGCCCGGAGTCGAGCTGCGCGGCGAGATCGTCGTCATCGCCGATAGCGACGTGCGCGTCGGGCGCGACTACCTGCGCGCGCTCGCGGCGTCGTTTGCGTCGGAGCGCGTCGGGGCAGCGACGTGCCTCTACTCCGGGATGCCGGGCCCCGGATCGATCGCCCGTCTCGGCGCGCTCTACATCGAAGACGGATTCGCGCCGTCGGTCTTAGTGGCGCTCGGGATCGGGAGGCTTCGCTTCTGCCTGGGGGCGTCGATGGCGGTGCGGCGGAGCCTGCTCGAAGCGATCGGTGGACTCGCCGCCCTGGGTCAGCATCTCGCTGACGACCACCGGCTAGGCGAGCTCGTCGCAGAGAGCGACCGGGAGGTCGTGCTGTCGCGCTACGTGGTTAGCACGGCCGTTACCGAGACGACGCTGCGCGACCTCTGGCTGCATGAGCTGCGCTGGGCGCGCACGAACCTCGCGCTAGCGCCGGCGGGCTACCTTTTCTCGTTCGTGACCTACGCGCTGCCATTCGCGCTGATTTATCTGGCGGTGTCGCGCAATCTCGCGTGGGGCATCCCGTTGCTCGCCGTGGTCGCGGGGCTGCGCGTTGCGGTGCACTGCCTCGCGCGCTGGGCGCTGCGCGTCCGCAGACCCGGCGACCTCGCGCTCATCGTTCCTCGCGACTTCCTGAGCCTCGCGGAGTGGGTCGCGAGCCTGCTCGGCCGAGCCGTGCGCTGGCGCGCGAAAGAGTACCCGAGGGTGACGTGA
- a CDS encoding DUF2079 domain-containing protein, whose product MRFDRWSWLTVALFVLLAGAYIYLGSWRYNIFRAGVDDCIFTQVASSLLTGFSSTIEGSVNHFLVHFSPILAIATPFVKVFNGARGLIVLQCLLAAATIFPLWSMAASRLPKWLAFATTLVAATYPPLSAAAVGDFHELAFTPPLAATLVWAVDRKAWRIAIAAAVALAMVKEDQFISLAFIGIAVAVMGRSDRATRTCGLWITSIGALAAALYFGAVRPLVNPHFPYFALHFYEWWRFPATTAGFVAPSSPLRVQYLFDALLPLAFLPLLSRYMLFALPGLAEVLLSHEGITMSLGAHYTATWSGYLLCAFVDGMARVYQRRPVAAKGTLAFALVVSLWTSRYHSPIDPAFALYREPNAADRIRDRELSALPRDASLGSGPWVLPHVAMNPRATVAMTEGEEYLVFDHFTDPSYWIAADHPTILRLTRTREYAQVYNGAGIVVLQRMDR is encoded by the coding sequence GTGAGGTTCGACCGCTGGTCGTGGCTGACGGTCGCGCTCTTCGTTCTGCTAGCCGGCGCCTACATCTATCTGGGAAGCTGGCGCTACAATATATTTCGCGCGGGGGTAGACGACTGCATCTTCACGCAGGTCGCTAGCAGCCTGCTGACGGGGTTCTCATCGACGATCGAGGGCTCCGTCAATCACTTTCTCGTGCACTTTTCGCCAATCTTGGCGATAGCGACGCCCTTTGTTAAGGTCTTCAACGGCGCGCGCGGGTTAATCGTCCTACAGTGCCTGCTCGCCGCCGCGACGATTTTCCCATTATGGTCGATGGCGGCGTCCCGTTTACCGAAGTGGTTAGCCTTCGCTACGACGCTCGTCGCGGCAACGTATCCGCCCCTGAGCGCAGCGGCCGTCGGGGACTTTCACGAGCTGGCTTTTACGCCGCCGCTTGCCGCCACGCTGGTTTGGGCAGTCGACCGCAAGGCGTGGCGAATCGCCATCGCGGCCGCCGTCGCGCTCGCCATGGTCAAAGAAGACCAGTTTATCAGCTTGGCGTTTATCGGCATTGCCGTCGCGGTGATGGGTCGAAGCGACCGCGCGACGCGAACGTGCGGCCTCTGGATCACGTCGATCGGAGCGCTCGCGGCCGCATTGTATTTCGGCGCGGTACGCCCACTCGTCAACCCGCACTTTCCGTACTTCGCGCTGCACTTTTACGAGTGGTGGCGCTTCCCCGCGACGACAGCGGGGTTCGTGGCGCCGTCGTCGCCTCTGCGCGTCCAGTACCTCTTCGACGCTCTGCTGCCGTTGGCGTTTCTTCCGCTGCTCTCGCGGTACATGCTCTTCGCGCTGCCCGGTTTGGCCGAGGTCCTGCTCTCGCACGAAGGGATTACCATGTCGCTGGGCGCGCATTACACGGCGACCTGGAGCGGCTACCTGCTGTGCGCGTTCGTCGACGGCATGGCGCGCGTCTATCAGCGCCGGCCGGTCGCCGCAAAAGGCACGCTCGCGTTTGCGCTCGTGGTGTCGCTTTGGACGTCGCGCTATCACAGCCCGATCGATCCTGCGTTTGCGCTCTACCGTGAGCCGAATGCGGCGGACAGAATACGCGACCGCGAGTTGTCGGCGCTGCCGCGCGACGCCAGCCTCGGAAGCGGTCCATGGGTGCTGCCGCACGTTGCGATGAACCCGCGGGCCACGGTAGCGATGACCGAGGGTGAGGAATACCTCGTGTTCGACCACTTCACCGACCCTTCGTATTGGATCGCCGCGGATCACCCGACTATACTGCGGCTGACGCGGACTCGAGAGTACGCGCAAGTTTACAACGGAGCCGGAATCGTCGTGCTGCAGCGCATGGATCGCTGA
- a CDS encoding FAD-dependent oxidoreductase, with protein sequence MAKATFVIVGAGVAAATAAATLRSSGFDGRLVMVGQEADPPYNRPTLSKERLRNEIGDAKALFHPLDYYRSKEIELLLDQRVRHLNVAEHSIQLANGDTLGYDNVLVTTGAHLRRLNAPGEQLPGVYYLRSLADARVLSQVLAQRPRVVVTGTGFIGCEVAASARTVGCDVTLVGNTPPLAHALGSEIGALYVQYHRAQGVDVRTGTFVASFEGSGRLERAVLQDGSRVDCDVAVIGIGVEPSFEILTNTPVEVGGGVLVNEFCQTSVPRVFAAGDVASSWNPRYAKRLRVEHFDNAQHQAIVAAKAMLGPTNPYDPIPSFWSDQFSYSLRYRGDAHQWDSVAFRGDTQAGSFSAFYVKGGAVQAVCSVNRYAENYGAQRLIGKHVEPRLLEDDNVNVKEIDV encoded by the coding sequence GTGGCAAAGGCAACATTCGTCATCGTCGGCGCCGGCGTTGCCGCTGCGACCGCCGCAGCCACGTTGCGGTCCAGCGGTTTCGACGGACGTTTGGTGATGGTCGGACAGGAGGCCGACCCGCCGTACAATCGGCCCACTCTTTCCAAAGAGCGCCTGCGTAACGAAATCGGCGATGCAAAGGCCCTATTTCACCCGCTGGACTACTACCGCTCGAAAGAGATCGAGCTGCTTCTGGACCAGCGAGTGCGGCACCTCAACGTTGCCGAGCACTCGATCCAGCTTGCGAACGGCGACACGCTCGGCTATGACAACGTGCTCGTCACAACAGGGGCTCACTTGCGCCGTCTCAACGCGCCCGGAGAGCAGCTGCCGGGGGTCTATTATTTGCGGAGTCTTGCTGATGCACGCGTGCTGAGCCAGGTGCTCGCGCAACGTCCGCGCGTCGTGGTCACGGGCACCGGGTTCATCGGATGCGAGGTGGCCGCATCTGCGAGAACCGTCGGCTGCGACGTCACGCTGGTCGGCAACACGCCGCCGCTCGCTCACGCGCTCGGCTCCGAGATCGGCGCGCTGTACGTGCAGTACCATCGTGCGCAGGGCGTCGACGTCCGCACCGGAACCTTCGTCGCAAGCTTCGAGGGGAGCGGCCGTCTCGAACGAGCCGTGCTCCAGGACGGGAGCCGCGTGGATTGCGACGTGGCCGTGATCGGCATCGGGGTTGAGCCTTCGTTCGAAATTCTAACGAACACACCCGTGGAAGTGGGCGGCGGCGTCCTCGTCAACGAGTTTTGCCAGACGAGCGTGCCGCGCGTGTTTGCGGCCGGAGACGTGGCATCGTCGTGGAATCCACGCTACGCAAAGCGTCTACGGGTCGAGCACTTCGACAACGCTCAGCATCAAGCCATCGTCGCCGCCAAGGCGATGCTTGGGCCGACCAATCCGTACGACCCCATTCCGTCCTTTTGGTCGGATCAATTCTCATACAGCTTGCGGTATCGCGGCGACGCACACCAGTGGGATTCGGTCGCGTTCCGCGGAGACACCCAAGCCGGCTCATTCAGCGCGTTCTACGTCAAAGGCGGCGCCGTTCAGGCCGTCTGCAGCGTCAATCGCTATGCAGAAAACTATGGTGCGCAGCGCCTCATCGGCAAGCACGTCGAGCCGCGCCTACTGGAAGACGACAATGTCAACGTAAAGGAGATTGACGTCTAA
- a CDS encoding class I SAM-dependent methyltransferase, translating into MLRDRQPTSHERRAGVPWDASYQDGPAPWDTGRPQPAIVRLASGNAFAGTVLDAGCGTGENALLIASLGSSVLAVDVAETALTIARAKAADRRITVEFAAADALRLQRLGRKFETVLDCGLFHTFDGHERAAYAASLASVTEHGGTLYVFCFSDIGRGVGPHPVTQAELRAAFVRANGWNVSAIDAERIQTRFHGEDGAPAWFATVKRI; encoded by the coding sequence ATCTTGCGCGATCGGCAGCCAACCAGTCACGAGCGGCGCGCCGGAGTGCCGTGGGATGCGTCCTATCAGGATGGCCCCGCGCCGTGGGACACGGGCCGGCCGCAACCGGCAATCGTGCGTTTGGCATCCGGGAATGCATTCGCCGGAACGGTTCTCGATGCAGGCTGCGGTACCGGCGAGAACGCCCTCTTAATCGCCTCGCTGGGATCATCCGTTCTCGCCGTCGACGTGGCCGAGACAGCGCTTACGATCGCCCGGGCGAAGGCCGCCGACCGCAGAATCACAGTCGAGTTCGCCGCAGCCGACGCGCTCCGGCTGCAGCGCCTGGGGCGCAAGTTTGAGACGGTGCTGGACTGCGGATTGTTTCACACCTTCGACGGCCACGAGCGAGCCGCATACGCTGCGAGCCTAGCGTCGGTCACCGAGCACGGCGGAACGTTGTACGTGTTTTGCTTCAGCGACATTGGTCGAGGTGTTGGCCCGCATCCCGTTACTCAGGCCGAACTGCGAGCGGCGTTTGTGCGCGCCAACGGATGGAACGTCTCCGCCATCGACGCGGAGCGGATCCAGACGAGATTCCACGGTGAGGACGGCGCACCGGCCTGGTTCGCTACGGTCAAACGGATCTAG
- a CDS encoding DUF1801 domain-containing protein yields MKSPSQKIDELISELDDWRHDTFSEIRRVIKEADPAVVEDWKWMGTPVWYHDGIIACANPLKGKVKLTFQQGAFLPDPKKLFNASLDGNQRRAIDLFEKDKINEGALKGLVLAAISINREASKKSKSKPKSKS; encoded by the coding sequence ATGAAGAGTCCATCGCAAAAGATCGACGAGCTCATTTCGGAACTGGACGACTGGCGTCACGACACGTTTTCCGAAATACGCAGGGTCATCAAAGAAGCGGACCCAGCGGTGGTCGAGGATTGGAAGTGGATGGGCACTCCAGTTTGGTATCACGATGGGATCATCGCGTGCGCCAACCCGCTCAAGGGCAAGGTGAAGCTTACCTTTCAGCAGGGCGCGTTTCTGCCGGATCCCAAGAAACTGTTCAACGCCAGCCTCGACGGGAACCAGAGGCGCGCCATCGATCTATTCGAAAAGGATAAGATCAACGAGGGCGCTCTGAAGGGTCTCGTGTTGGCTGCGATCTCTATTAACCGCGAAGCTTCCAAAAAATCCAAAAGCAAACCGAAGTCCAAATCTTGA
- a CDS encoding VOC family protein encodes MNPVSLVIYPASDIAKTKEFFATLLGTEPYADTPYYVGFKSGDMELGLVPQAAQPDQSGALVYVTVSDINAALATLLAAGAEKVRDVTDVAQGLLVASFKDPNGTTIGLRQFPK; translated from the coding sequence ATGAACCCGGTCAGCCTCGTCATCTACCCCGCCTCGGACATTGCCAAGACAAAGGAGTTCTTCGCTACCTTGCTCGGTACCGAGCCGTACGCCGACACCCCGTACTACGTCGGCTTCAAATCCGGAGACATGGAGCTTGGGCTCGTTCCTCAGGCAGCGCAGCCCGACCAATCTGGAGCGCTCGTATACGTGACCGTCAGCGATATCAACGCGGCATTAGCGACCCTCCTCGCGGCCGGAGCAGAGAAGGTTCGGGACGTCACCGACGTCGCCCAGGGGCTGTTGGTGGCAAGTTTCAAGGATCCCAACGGAACGACCATCGGCCTCCGCCAGTTCCCGAAATGA
- a CDS encoding sigma-70 family RNA polymerase sigma factor produces MTTWLADRFEENRSHLRGVAYRMLGSLDDADDAVQEAWLRLSQRETSGIENLGGWLTTVVSRICVDMLRARRAKNEEPLEPIPDFIVTREESPEDEVLTADSVGLALLVVLDSLTPSERLAFVLHDMFAMPFEEIAPIVDRSPAAARQLASRARRRVQGAAPPNAGFAQRRAVVDAFIAAAREGDFEALVAVLDPDVLLRADREPALRGIRGAQAVASSAVGFSKVIQGTEPVIVNGTPGIVSWLPNGEPLSVMGFVVAGKRIREIYVISRPDRVRQILGL; encoded by the coding sequence ATGACGACGTGGCTGGCGGATCGGTTCGAAGAGAACCGATCGCATTTGAGGGGCGTCGCGTACCGGATGCTCGGCTCGCTCGACGATGCGGACGACGCCGTTCAGGAGGCCTGGCTGCGGCTGAGCCAGCGAGAAACCAGCGGCATCGAGAATCTCGGCGGCTGGCTGACGACGGTCGTGAGTCGGATCTGCGTCGACATGCTGCGCGCTCGGCGCGCGAAGAACGAAGAACCACTCGAGCCGATCCCGGACTTCATCGTCACCCGCGAGGAGAGTCCCGAAGACGAGGTGCTGACGGCGGATTCCGTCGGCTTGGCACTCCTCGTCGTCCTCGACAGCCTCACTCCCTCGGAGCGGCTGGCGTTCGTGCTGCACGACATGTTTGCGATGCCGTTCGAGGAGATCGCGCCGATCGTGGACCGGTCGCCGGCTGCAGCCCGGCAACTGGCGAGCCGCGCGCGTCGCCGAGTGCAGGGAGCAGCGCCTCCGAACGCCGGCTTTGCCCAACGGCGCGCGGTCGTCGACGCGTTCATCGCGGCTGCTCGCGAGGGCGACTTTGAAGCGCTAGTAGCGGTGCTCGATCCCGACGTTCTCTTGCGCGCCGATCGCGAACCCGCCCTGAGGGGAATCCGTGGAGCGCAGGCGGTTGCTTCATCGGCGGTCGGGTTCTCCAAAGTGATTCAAGGTACCGAGCCGGTGATCGTCAACGGGACGCCCGGAATCGTGTCCTGGCTTCCCAACGGCGAACCATTGTCGGTGATGGGATTCGTCGTCGCAGGCAAGCGGATTCGCGAGATCTACGTGATCTCGCGGCCGGACCGCGTGCGCCAAATACTCGGGCTCTAG
- a CDS encoding TolC family protein, with product MRYSKARTLSVALAVAALAAAMFPLEPISAQVDDNLPKRAMLPTPIPSASVAPVPSVAPGYRAPAAQPSSPAIVGVTQQPFVGISLQDAVAMALLQNPNLAISSSNARIARYRITEAKSAFDTQLQLEPSSNFSVTPPENLFFAGPGNPGLYTCTGFTGLPFPCETAGPGNIIQHQYNFQGSFSGQLVNGTTYSAGITRTRTINNTIINTFNPYYQSSLNLAVTQPLLRNFGMNEAKRALKLQLLTADSQEAQELVDASSTIAQVADAYWNLVAAWRNVAIQEEALKEAALQEQSIVRIARRGAAPPVTAVEAQSQVATFQSDVFAALETVSKLQNQLKSLIVSDPDDPIWRANVVPSSPVQQLPTVEDLSSIVALAAQFRPEVRQARDQIRQADVDEAYAKNQLLPQADLQVQYQSNGFAGVLAPVPSFESNGCGLPGGVCPTPPPVSIGKMGQATANMWAWRYPAFNISFNVNIPLENAFARGLKQVANQEEQQAAVGAEGLNQRIGSEARDALQSYQSALSRLYAASQSRQSAEAVYNSEVRKFHNGTSTTFLVLQRQVQLAAARGRELQAQTDLNKAVVELQRVEGTILEANGVNLKTLGSKALRTSP from the coding sequence GTGAGATACTCCAAGGCCCGGACGCTATCCGTCGCTCTCGCAGTCGCCGCGCTCGCCGCTGCCATGTTTCCGCTCGAGCCGATCTCCGCGCAGGTGGACGACAACCTGCCGAAGCGAGCGATGCTGCCGACGCCGATACCGTCGGCGAGCGTGGCTCCGGTGCCGAGCGTCGCGCCGGGATATCGTGCACCCGCCGCTCAGCCGAGTTCCCCCGCGATCGTGGGCGTCACCCAGCAGCCCTTCGTCGGGATCTCGCTGCAGGACGCCGTCGCGATGGCCCTTCTGCAAAACCCGAACCTTGCGATCTCGTCCTCGAACGCGCGCATCGCCCGCTACCGCATCACGGAGGCCAAATCCGCCTTCGACACGCAGCTCCAGCTCGAGCCGTCGTCGAATTTCTCGGTCACGCCGCCGGAAAATCTCTTTTTCGCGGGTCCCGGCAATCCGGGACTGTACACGTGCACGGGTTTCACGGGATTGCCCTTCCCGTGCGAGACCGCAGGACCCGGCAATATCATCCAGCATCAATACAACTTCCAGGGATCGTTCTCGGGACAGCTCGTCAACGGTACGACGTATAGCGCCGGGATCACGCGCACTCGCACCATCAACAACACGATCATCAACACGTTCAATCCGTACTATCAGTCGTCGTTAAATTTAGCGGTGACGCAGCCCTTGCTGCGCAATTTCGGGATGAACGAAGCGAAGCGCGCACTCAAACTTCAGCTCCTTACGGCCGATTCGCAGGAGGCGCAGGAGCTCGTCGACGCCTCGAGCACGATCGCGCAAGTCGCCGACGCCTATTGGAACCTCGTCGCAGCCTGGCGCAACGTCGCCATCCAGGAAGAGGCGCTCAAAGAGGCGGCGCTGCAGGAGCAGAGCATCGTGCGAATCGCGCGACGCGGCGCGGCGCCGCCGGTGACCGCGGTCGAGGCGCAGAGTCAAGTGGCGACCTTCCAGAGCGACGTGTTCGCTGCGCTCGAGACGGTATCGAAGCTGCAAAATCAGCTGAAGAGCCTGATCGTCTCCGATCCCGACGATCCGATCTGGCGCGCCAACGTCGTGCCGTCGTCCCCGGTACAGCAGCTCCCCACGGTCGAAGATCTGTCATCCATCGTGGCGTTGGCTGCGCAGTTTCGGCCCGAGGTGCGGCAAGCGCGGGACCAGATCCGGCAGGCCGACGTCGACGAAGCCTATGCGAAGAATCAGTTGCTTCCGCAGGCCGATCTTCAGGTGCAGTATCAGAGCAACGGTTTCGCCGGCGTCCTCGCGCCGGTACCGAGCTTCGAATCGAACGGATGCGGGCTTCCGGGCGGCGTTTGCCCGACGCCGCCCCCGGTATCGATCGGCAAGATGGGGCAGGCCACGGCAAACATGTGGGCGTGGCGCTATCCGGCGTTCAACATTTCGTTCAACGTCAACATTCCGCTGGAGAACGCTTTCGCGCGCGGTCTCAAACAGGTAGCGAATCAAGAGGAGCAGCAGGCTGCGGTTGGGGCGGAAGGCCTGAATCAGCGCATCGGCTCTGAAGCCCGCGACGCGCTACAAAGCTACCAGTCGGCGCTCTCGCGGCTCTACGCCGCGAGCCAGTCGCGCCAATCCGCGGAAGCCGTGTATAACAGCGAGGTGCGCAAGTTCCACAACGGTACGTCCACGACGTTCCTAGTGCTGCAGCGGCAGGTGCAGCTTGCCGCCGCGCGCGGTCGCGAGCTGCAGGCGCAGACCGATCTGAATAAGGCGGTGGTCGAGCTGCAGCGCGTCGAGGGCACGATTCTCGAAGCCAACGGCGTCAACCTAAAAACCCTCGGCTCCAAAGCCCTCCGCACGTCGCCCTGA